In Carya illinoinensis cultivar Pawnee chromosome 10, C.illinoinensisPawnee_v1, whole genome shotgun sequence, one DNA window encodes the following:
- the LOC122278627 gene encoding uncharacterized mitochondrial protein AtMg00310-like, protein MSIPTYAMSCFLLPKSLCKELEMMMAKFWWGNQGQGNKIHWVSWEKLSNSKFRGGMGFKDLHLFNLALLAKQGWRLLRNEGSLVHRVFKAKYFPNTSLFDAKLICNSSYVWKRLLEAITDLKRGCRWRVGNGKSINVFKDPWIPDYNLPLNNSEFDEDLKVHSLIDSSTGWWNIQALRALFNPNVVQKILQLNISIHVEDSLFWVHEKNGNYSIRSAY, encoded by the coding sequence ATGTCTATCCCTACGTATGCTATGAGCTGTTTCTTGCTCCCAAAGTCTCTTTGTAAAGAATTAGAGATGATGATggcaaagttttggtggggaaatCAGGGGCAAGGGAATAAAATTCACTGGGTAAGTTGGGAGAAACTAAGTAACTCTAAATTTAGAGGAGGGATGGGTTTTAAAGATCTACATCTTTTTAATCTAGCTCTTTTAGCTAAACAAGGTTGGCGGCTTCTTCGGAATGAGGGATCCCTCGTACATCGTGTTTTTAAAGCCAAATATTTCCCCAATACAAGTTTGTTTGATGCCAAGCTTATATGTAATTCATCATATGTGTGGAAGCGTCTTTTGGAAGCTATaacagatttgaagagagggtGTAGGTGGAGAGTGGGAAATGGAAAATCTATTAATGTCTTTAAAGATCCATGGATTCCTGATTATAATTTACCCCTCAATAATTCTGAATTTGATGAAGATTTAAAAGTTCATTCTTTGATTGATAGCAGTACGGGATGGTGGAATATACAAGCCTTaagagctctattcaatccaaatgtgGTTCAGAAAATTCTGCAGCTTAATATTTCTATTCATGTTGAAGATTCTTTATTTTGGGTGCATGAGAAAAATGGAAATTATTCAATTAGAAGTGCCTACTAA